The Bacteroides fragilis NCTC 9343 genome includes the window GACTGATACCCCACCAATAGCACCATTGGCCTTCATAGTATAGTTAATACGATAGTGCTGACGTTCTTTTACATCTGTAATCGGTTCGGATTCAAAAACAAAAGAACGCCCATCCGTATTTGTCAATGCCAACGAAATATTCAACTTATCCACCGCAAAATACCCGGAGCGTGTCTCGTCCTTACCAAAAACCAGCTTACCGGAAGAATTACCCACAGAACAGTTCAGTTTCGAAAAATACTTCTTCACATCAGCACTGTAATTGACTGTCACTTTCACATTGGCCAAACGGCACTCTATGTTAACACTCTGATTTACTTTCGGAACAACCGTTACTTCACTTTGCCCCCAGTAATAAGGCTCGTCAAATCCGGCTGTCCCTACATCAACCCCTTTTGAGAAAGCATTAATGGTATAGGAACCTAATGGCAATTCAAGAGGAGTAGATGTCCAGTTATGCCAATCATCAGTCTCCTTTACAACGGTCCCGGCTCTGTCAACTACCTGCAAGGCAATCGGCAACTCTTCTGCTCTTGTTGCCGGAACTAAAATCGTACTTGTATTCTTCTCCACGGAAAACTGGAGAAATCCGGTCTTACCATTGGAAGTCTCCTCTTGTTGGCATGATGCCATCACAAGAGTAAAGACAGAGACGAACAAATATATATATCTTTTCATTGAAAATTCAAATTAGTTTTTCACCACTTTTACTGTCAATTTCTTGGCTAACTCCTTACCATTATTATCAATCAGTTTAATAGTAAAATAGTGTTGCTGAAGCCCAAACGGCGATAACATAGGCATAAAACCGGATACATCAAAGATAAACTCTTTTTTATCTTTAATCGGATCATTCGGGTCAATCAGGCCTATACCGGATCCGTCTTCTAAACTACCTCCAAGTTTATCCTCCAAATCACCAGGATTAGCTAAGTCGAACGTTTCGCCCAACCCCATTTGAGAAATTAAACCTATAAACTCGTTGGAATCTGAAGTTATCGTCACAAGTAAATTCTGAATTCCAGCCGGAGCTTTCATTGTAACCTGAACTGTTGGAGGATTATTGGTATCCACTTCTACCACTTCATCCGCCCCGATAATCTCCGGTCCGTCTACTGTCGGCTGATCGGGATCTGTTGGTTGATCCGGTTCGTCCGGTTTCGATTCTTCTATCAGTTCAGTCGGTACTTTCACTGTAATGCCAGTTTCATCCATGGTCAAGTCAATATCCAACTGTATCCCCAACTTCGGATCAGAAGGAGTTACGTCGGGATTGTTCGGATCTTCACCTTCTTCTACCGGTTTCACCGTGACATTAAAAGAATCACCGCCTTGCAGACCTTCTGCATCGGGCTTCGTCACTGTATAAACAGTCTCAATGTCTCTACCACTGTCCTTCTCCGTTACTTTCGCTACAATTTTGATCGAGGTAGAGCCGTCAGGAATACTGAGATAAATCGAACTTAAATCTTCCTTCTTTACATAAATGACTCCGCCGATTCCGTTTGAAACAGTGAACACGTAATCATCGGCAAACATATTGAGAAACTCTTCTGATATATTCAAACTAACCTTCACAGTTGCCGATTTACAAAGAACTTCTGCCTTAGACTCCATTCCTTGCTTCACTTCGATAGAAGAACTTCCTTCAAAATAGGGAGTACGCGAAGCATCTTGCAAAACACCGCTTTTAGCCACAATCTTATAGTTTCCTACCGGAACGACCAACGGCAAAGCTTCTTTCAACTTTGCATAGCTGGCAAATGAACGGACCACGGCTTCAGTGGCATTATCAACAATCTCCACCTTATAGGTATTCACATCCAGTTCATCAGTAAGTGATGTACTTTCAGCCTTTGTAGTAGGCGTAGCCTGAGTCTTGTTCACCAGATCCAATGTCAGAAGCCCCTCGTCATTCTTCAAATTATATTTGCCTTCCAATTCATTCTTCATCTCGCAGGAACTCAAACAAAGTGCTATCAATGCCAGCACCGCATATATGTTTTTTATCGCATTCATATATACCAATCTTTTTATATTTACTTACTTGCATTACCCGGCCAATACTCTTCCGGAATCTCGATATTCACATCCTTATCTTCTGTACCGGTATCTACTGTTACGTCCAACGACGCCGTACCCGTGGAAATAGTAATAACTTCCGGATCGACTGTAATAGTAAGGTGTGTTTTGGGAGCCACTTTTTTCTCAGCAACCAAAGCTTCCATCACCACCTCATTGCCTTCTTTATCTCTGAAACCTCCTACAGTGATCGATACCTTCTCGCCATCGGCATTTGCTTTCAGATAAGCATCCTTGCCGGAATCTTTTTTCATATTCACTTCAAAAGGAGCAGTCAGGTGTGAAGTAGAGAGCGATACGGTACAATCCGAATAATATTTCAGAAAATCTTCGGTATAGACAACCGATACTTTGACATTAGCCGGTTTGCAGTACAAAATAACATTCTTTTGTTCGCCTTCACTGACCGTGAACTCCTGACTACCTTCCACATATAGCTTGTCGAAGCCTGCGTTCACATTCTCGCCATAGAAAGCTTTTACGGTATACCCCTTACCGGCAGTCAGATCAATGGACAAGGGCATGTCTTTGTACAAGCCATTGTATAAAGAGGCACCGTCGGCATCCTTGACCGTCACTTGATAATTATCGGCTTTTTTATATTCCGCTTCGTTGACGGAACGGGTTTTCGTGGAAAAAGAAGGATTGGCAGAGAGCCCGAGGCTCAATGTTCCTACACCGTATGAAACAGCATCACTGCCGGAATCACACGAGGCAACACATGAAATTAGCATCGCCATACTAACCATAAAAGAGAGTCTTTTCATAATGATAACTACTAATTATTACTCATAAGTTGTAAAAACCGAACGCAAAGTTATAGTTTTCCTTTATTATAATAAATGCACAACATGCGATTCCTTACAAAATCTGAAAAAAGAGCCACAAAAAGTTGTTTAATCATAAAAACAGACCACAAAAAGGAGGTAAAACAAGAAAGTCCTGCATTTCTTATGAAAAACAGGACTTTTTTTATACAACGTTATTCAATTATTTATCGGGCATAAGGACTACTCCAAGTTTCTTTTTGCCATCCATTTTCACAACAATCGGCCTTTCAAAGCGTACATGACGGAGATATTCGGTTTCAAATACAGCAGGTTGCGTATTCAGGAATTCCTGATTGTATACTCCATCATTCATAAACGCGTTAATCGTGAAATATCCCACACCAAAAGAAGTCAGGTTCTGGAAGAAATGTGTTCCCTGACTGGGATCTACCCGATAGTTAGTAAGTCCGGCCTCCACAATGACACGCGCGGCAGAAATATGTGGCCACTTCACCGGAATACCCAACCAAGTATCACTGCTTCCCCATCGTCCGGGGCCGACAAGCACATAGTTCTTGCCTTCATTCAGAAATTGCTGGTTGATTTTCTCTATTTCCCAAGCTATATTCTGATTGTTCGATGCACTGTAATGATCGGTTTTGACATACACAATATCGTGTATCTCGTTCATAATGCCATGCCCCAAAGAGTTGTTGGAACGAAGCAACACGTCTTCGTCAGGAATAGTCGTAAGATCCTCGTCCAACATATCTTTACTGTCCACAATAGGACGCACCTGAAGCAGATAGAATGTACCGGTCTTATCACGGTCGTGATTGAGCGTCACGGCAAATTCGATCTCTACCGGACGGCGCATCTCCTGCTGACCATAACGAAGTACCCAGCGCAGGATGCGTGCCAACGGAAATACATCGTGCTGCAGGATGTTGGCAAACGTGATCACTTTGCGCCCTCCGGGATACAAACCGTCCCGAATCACCTGATCGTAAGGATCGTAAGTAGAGGCAATATAACGCAACGAACCGTCTTTTTCGGCTTCCTTCACATGTAACTTCAAAAGATTGAAGCCATCGTCAATCGAGAAGTTATCACCGGCATTCTTCAGGTCGAGGGCATAAAAACGGGTCTGCGTCTCTTTCAAGGCAATATCCAATTCACTGGTCTGTAGCACTTTCGAAGGATGGGCAGGCGAGAAACGCAAAGTCATGCCTCCATCTACGATATACTTGCCCAAACCGAGAGCCAGATTTACCGTACCTTCTTCAGCCTTTTCGTCACCAATGGGATAATAATTGAGAGAGCGGGCTACACCGGACATGGAAGGATAATAACGGTCACCATACTGATTGCCGACTACCTGTTGCAGGATAACGGCCATCTTTTCCTGATCGATCACATTCGAAGTGGCTTGCATATATGCCTTACTGTCACGAAAATAGACTGATGCATATACTCCCTTAATAGCATCGGACAACATGCGAAGCATCTCATATTTATCGTCCAGATAAGGAATCATATAAGTGTTATAGATGCCTGCAAAAGGCTGATAATGGGAATCTTCAAGCAGAGAAGAAGAACGGATGGCAATAGGGGACTTCACTACATCGAAGAAAGTAAAAAAGTCCTCAACCAAGCGGTCGGGTAACTTTGCTTTCAGGAAATATCTCAGAATCGTATCGTCATCAGCATCGGAAAGGGCAACCTGATACAGATTATTCGTATCCATAAACTCGTCGAATACATCGGTACAGAGCACTACTGTTTTCGGGATAGCTACACGGGCATTCTCAAATTCTTCAAATTCCGGATGGCGCTTCACCATATTGTCAATAAACGCCAGTCCGCGCCCTTTTCCTCCCAACGAACCGTCTCCGATACGGGCAAAGTTTGAATAACGGTCGAAACGGTCGCGCTTGAATACGGCTACCACTCCCTGGTTTTTCATCTTTCGATATTTCACGATGGCCTCAAAGATGATTTTGCGGTGTGCATCGACATCCTGCAGACTATGCCAGGTGATGGGACGAAGAAATTCGGCTACCGGAAACATGGCGCGTGAATACAACCAACGTGAGACATGGTTACGGCTGATATGATAAAGGAAAGATTCGGCAGGAACGGCAAAAAGGATATTTTGCAACTCTTTCAGATTCCGTACGCGGGCTATCTCGACTCCCGTTTCGGGATTACGGAACACAAAGTCACCAAAACCGAAATTATCGGAAACAATCCGGCGAAGATCGACATCCATCTTCTTGGAATTCTTATCGATAAACGTGGCCCCGTATTTTGCCGCATAGGCCGCATTCTCCGTCTCGGACGACTGGATGATTAAAGGAACAAACGGGTCTTTCTTTCTTACCTCGGCACACAACTTGATACCTGCCATACCGTCCTTCTCTCCCTTATCCACACGAGGAAAACGGACATCGGTAATAACTCCCAATATATTGTTAGTATACTTATTATATATATCCATCGCTTCCTCGTAAGTACGAGCCAATACAATTTTGGGACGACCACGCATACGGAGTGTACGTTGATGGGCATTCAAGGCCTCGGTAGAAAACTCCTGACTCTGCTTCAATACAAATTTATAAAGATTGGGAAGTACGGAAGAATAGAAGCGGATACTGTCTTCCACCAACAGAATCAACTGCACGCCCACCTCTTTTACGTCATGCTCCAGATTCATCTTGTCTTCGATCAGCTTAATGATAGACACCAGCAAATCGGTATTTCCCAACCAACAGAACACATAGTCGAATGCACTCAGATCTTCGTTTGCAATCCGTTTGGTAATACCATGACTGAACGGTGTCAGGATAACAATCGGTATCTGTTCGTACTTCTCCTTAATATGACGCCCGATATCAAAACTATCGTTATCTCCCGTACCCGGCATGCAAATCACCAGATCGAACGATACACTTTCAAGCTGCCTCAACGCCTCTTCTTCGGTGGAAACTTGTGAAAAACGGGGGGGATAACGGAGAGAAAGTGAGGTATATTCATTGAAAATCTTTTCATCGATACGCCCGTCATCCTCCAGCATAAAAGCATCATAAGGATTAGCTATCAGTAAGACGTTAAAAATTCGCCTTGTCATCAGGTTAGCAAACTGGGTATCTTTAAAGTAGAGCTGGTTTAATTTAAATTTGCTGAGCATGGGCTTCCCGTAGTTTTAAAATTCAACAGACAAAAGTCGCTGTTTTTATTGGGAAAAACAAGAAAAAACAATTCACTTTATTGCTGACTATCCATATATGCACAGATTGCTTTCTCGTTTTCGGCTTAAAATCTCTCCTACTCTCATACGTATCGACCACAAGGCCGGACATGGTTCCAACAAAGCCACAACAAAGTTAGTAAAGGAGCAAGCAGACATCTATGCATTTATCATGTATAACCTGGGGATGAAAATGAAATACTGACATAAATATCCGAATAGGTATTTTTGTCATTTTATCATTATTTAATCAAAATAATACGCCATTCCGAATGACATCAGAAAACTTTTCTTATATTTGCATATGAAACAAGTTACATTTTATCAGAATCAACCTTTTTAAAACATACTATTATGAACATCGAAAAAATCATGTCCTCTCTTGAGGCAAAACATCCCGGTGAATCTGAATATCTTCAGGCCGTAAAAGAAGTATTACTCTCTATCGAAGATATCTACAACCAACACCCAGAATTTGAAAAGGCCAAAATCATCGAAAGACTGGTAGAGCCCGACCGTATTTTCACATTCCGTGTAACATGGGTGGATGATAAAGGTGAAGTTCAGACCAACCTGGGATATCGTGTTCAGTTCAACAACGCTATCGGCCCATACAAAGGCGGTATCCGTTTCCACGCTTCTGTCAACCTCTCGATCCTGAAATTCCTGGGATTCGAACAGACTTTCAAAAATGCACTGACAACTTTACCTATGGGCGGTGGCAAAGGAGGTTCCGACTTCTCTCCACGAGGAAAAAGTGATGCGGAAATCATGCGTTTCTGTCAGGCATTCATGCTTGAATTGTGGCGTCATCTAGGGCCGGATATGGATGTGCCTGCCGGTGATATCGGTGTAGGAGGACGTGAAGTCGGCTATATGTTCGGTATGTACAAGAAACTGACCCGTGAGTTTACAGGAACTTTCACGGGTAAAGGACTTGAATTTGGCGGTTCACTGATTCGCCCGGAAGCCACTGGATTCGGCGGATTGTATTTCGTCAACCAAATGTTGCAGACCAAGGGTATCGACATAAAAGGTAAAACTGTGGCTATCTCCGGATTCGGAAACGTTGCCTGGGGAGCTGCTACCAAAGCTACCGAACTGGGAGCCAAAGTAGTTACCATCTCCGGACCGGACGGATATATCTATGATCCGAATGGAATCAGTGGAGAGAAGATCGATTATATGCTTGAGTTGCGTGCTTCGGGCAACGATATTGTGGCTCCGTATGCAGATGAATTTCCGGGTTCTACATTCGTAGCCGGTAAACGCCCATGGGAAGTAAAAGCAGACATAGCGCTTCCTTGCGCCACTCAAAACGAATTGAATGGCGAAGATGCCAAGAACCTGATCGACAACAACGTTCTTTGTGTCGGAGAGATCTCCAATATGGGTTGTACACCCGAAGCTATCGATCTCTTTATCGAACACAAAACAATGTACGCTCCCGGCAAAGCTGTCAATGCAGGCGGTGTGGCAACATCCGGACTCGAAATGTCACAAAATGCAATGCACTTGAGCTGGAGTGCAGCCGAGGTAGACGAGAAACTGCATTCTATCATGCACGGCATTCATGCACAATGTGTGAAGTATGGTACAGAGCCCGACGGATATATCAATTATGTAAAAGGTGCCAATATTGCAGGTTTCATGAAAGTAGCCCATGCAATGATGGGACAAGGAATCATCTGATTATTACTTGTCCACTAACATAAAAACTTTGTTTAGTTGTATTTGTATTTATGGTTTGCGTTATCCATCTCCTGAGACAGGACATGGGTAACGCTACTTTTTTATAAAAAGGTTTCATTTTCAACTAAAATCGCCTAACTTTGCACCTCGAAACCAAATAATAATACAAAATGTTACAACCCGAATTAAAGATGCGCCGCGATAAAATTCGTGTGCTTATGGCTCAGCAAAATATTGAAGCCGCACTTATCACTTGTAATGTAAATTTGCTCTATACTTACGGCCGTATCGTCAGCGGATACCTCTACTTACCTCTCCACTCACCGGCTTTATTATTCATCAAACGCCCCAACAATATCACCGGCGAACATGTATTTCCCATCCGTAAACCGGAACAGATTCCAGACTTGATCAAAGAAAACAATCTGCCGATGCCACAAAAGTTGATGTTGGAAGGCGACGAACTTTCGTTTACAGAATACAATCGCCTTGCTGCTATTTTCCCTGAATCGGAAATTGTAAACGGTACTCCTCTGATCCGTGAAGCGCGCAGCGTTAAGACTCCTGTAGAGATAGAATTATTCCGCCGTTCGGGTGTAGCTCATGCCAAAGCCTACGACCAGATTCCTTCGGTATATCGCCCGGGAATGACTGATCTGGAATTCTCCATTGAAATAGAAAGGCTGATGCGTCTGCAAGGTAACTTAGGTATCTTCCGCGTATTCGGTCAAAGTATGGAGATTTTTATGGGTAGCGTACTGACGGGTGACAATGCAGCTTATCCTTCACCTTACGATTTCGCTTTGGGGGGCGAAGGGTTGGACCCGGCTTTGCCAGGCGGACTGAATAAGACTCCTTTAAAAGAAGGACAAAGTGTTATGGTAGATTTAGGCGGAAATTTCAATGGATATATGGGAGATATGAGTCGTGTATTCTCTGTCGGAAAGCTAAGTGACGAGGCTTATACAGCTCATCAGGTCTGTCTTGACATTCAGGAAGCCGTTTCATCGATGGCTCAACCCGGCGTTGTATGCGAAGACTTATATAATGCAGCGATCAACATAGTAACCAAAGCCGGTTTTGCCGACAAATTTATGGGTATCAGTCAACAAGCCAAATTCATTGGCCACGGTATCGGCCTGGAAATCAACGAGGCCCCTGTACTTGCTCCCCGTATGAAACAAGAATTGGAACCGGGGATGGTTTTCGCTCTCGAACCGAAAATCGTCATTCCGGGTGTAGGTCCCGTAGGTATCGAAAACTCTTGGGCAGTAACTCCCGAAGGTGTTGAGAAACTGACTATCTGCAACGAAGAGATTATTGAGTTGCAATAAGACAGCTCTCTCTACGGATACTGATAACCGAGGGATGGTTCACACTATTGATGAACCTGAAGTGTAAATTAAAGCCGCAACAATAAAAAGAATCGGGAGAGCACTTTCAAAAAAGTGCTCTCCCGATTCTTTTTTATACCACTACCGGCTGTTATGCTACTAAGGCGTCACAACCGGAGTTTCCAGTTTTATATCTTCCCAGCCTATCCACGTAGGAGAAGCCATACATTGAGGTTCCTGAATCTTATCGATCAATGCGGTTGCACGTTTCACGGCAGCACTGGTTCTGTCAAACAGTTCTTTCATGGAGATATTCCCTTTTGCGTCCCGAATGGTCTTAATCAGGAAGTAAGTATAATATCCCTGTTTCTTTTCATGATAAACGCTTGAAGTCTGGTCACCGCTACTGGACGAGAAGCTCAATGTGTTTCCTTGTGGTAAACCCACCTTTGGTACCACACGCACCCCTTTCTGTGCCAATAACGGAGCAGCACTCTTATAACCACCGCTAAAGCAAGCATCGAGGAATACATAAGCCCCTTTCACCGGATATGTAGCCAGTTTTTTATACAAGTCACTCAACGAGATACCCAAACGAATATTCTTACCGGTAATATCTACCGGCAACAGATAAGGTTCTTTGGTAGCCTCGTCGTTATTTCCATGTCCTGAATAGTAGAATATCAATTCCGCCTGCGGATCCGTACTTGCCATATTCACCAGCCAGTCGAGTTGCTCGTGCATCATACCGGCTGTGGCATTCGGCACTACCTTGATTTGTCCGTCGGGCACCCCAAAAGTACGCACGCAATACTCACGGAACAACACAGCGTCATTGACCGCATAAGGTACGTTTATTTCCGCATTAGCCCCTGTCATGCTATAATCCTCGTTACCGATAATCAATGCATACCGATGGCGATTGACAGCTCCCACAGGCACATCCTCCATCAGTTCACTCTTAAAGCCGAGTGAGAAGTCTTTCACATTCACTTTACGTGCAGCTACATTTCCACTCAGGTTCATCGAAGCGGAAGCACTCAGGTACTCTCCGACTTTCACCTTATAAGCTTCATTCAGAGAAGCCGAACGAGTAGATTCCGTGACAGCCAGCATAACTGCAATCGAATCTCCATCAAAACGTTTATTCACCAAAAAACCATAGTCGAGTATAGCTACATCTCCCGGGGCAATGCTATCGACAATAATTTCCGGCGTATCAGTCGTATATACATTCTTCGGCAAAGTAAAGTTCACTTTCACCTTGCGTGCAGTCTGCGTACCGAAATTCTGTAAGGCAACAGTCAGCTTACCGTTCTTACCCAAAGTGATGGAAGAACCCTCGGAAGCGAAGAATTGGTGATCGGCAACACGCAGACGAGGCATTGCATATTCCTGAGTGTTCACAATCAGCTCGGAAGGATCCGCATCAAATCCATTCGCCTCGAACGCATAAATATTAATCTTGGCCAGACTTGTCGGCAACTCCTTCTTGGCTATATAACGGAAAGTGTATTCCTTAGACTTCCCGGCAGCAATATTACCACCGTCCAGTTCACGAGGGCCGTCAAAATACTGATCATAGCCCTGCTGTTCAGCCAGGCGAAGCCGTACATTGTAGGCATCTCCCTTACCCTGATTCTCTATGGTGAACCGTATAGCAAAACTTTCGCCGGCATCGATCACCTTATTGTTATTAGCATCCGTAAACTGGTCTACTTTGATAACCAGCATAGCCGGTTCAATAGGCACGGGAACCGCTTGTTGCTCTTGAGCCACATTCTCCGTTTTTTTCAATGCCTCTTTATAGGCCGCAAGACGAGACGGAAAGGCGGTATAAGAAGCCCCATCCTGAACGATTTTGTTCAGCACCTCATATTCCGGTTTCATATCCATATACTGATACACCCCGGCCAGTCCCTGCATATACATTTTGGAAGAAGGATCTTTCTGCAAAATTTTCAGGAAGAGGTCTTTGGCATCCATCAGATAACCCGATGCACGTTGACGTACCAAAGCATATTCCGTATCGTTGGCAATAGTGGCACCATTGTTCACAATCTCCGTAGCACAGTTAAAGTTGGCACGTGCCACTCCCGTCATCAATTCAAAACTCTCAGGGTGCAGTGCATAAAGACGTTTATAAATATCCAATGCCTCCACATTCTTTCCCTGACGCTCCAGGATGCGTGCCTTGATAGGCAACACTTTATCATTATTCGGGTCGACAGCCAGAATACGGTCTATTGCTCCAATCAGCTTCTCCATATTATTGGTAGCAATATGCACATTCACCAGATTGTATAGGAAATCAAGCGAAACGGGATACTTGGCAATAGCCTGTTCCAGCACACGTTCCTGGTCCGCATACTTCTTCTGCTTCTGATAAATCATATTCATATAAACATAGCAGTCTTTCTGCTGGGCCTCCGTACCGGTATTGAGATATTCCTGAAAATATCTCAAAGCTTTTTCGTTCTTCTCCAGATTGAAGGCCGCTACAGCTGCGTAATACACCACCGAAGCATATCGGTTATCTTTCGGCAACAATTCACTACGGAACAGTTTCAGCTGCGGCATATCGATATAAGCAGCAGCAAAATCCAATGCTTTGGACGGTTGTTTCTGTTCCGAATAGTACACTGCCCCGTTCAGCAGATAAGGATACAACGCTCTCAGTCGATTCTTGGCGCCTCCAATATACTGACTGTTATCCGGTGCCTCTACAACCTTCATGAAATTTTCGTAACTATCCATCAAATAATCATACATGGCCGTTACGTTCGTTCCCTTATCCCGCTCACTTTCAAAAAGCACATACTGTTGGTTAGCACGTTTTGAAGCGGAGGCAGCTTCTTGTGCCCCCACTTTACCTGTTACAACAACAGTAAGAATGATTGTCAGTAAAAAAAATCTCTTCATTGTTTATTGTTGAAATGCATCCATAATTACAAACTCTACGTTGATCTTGCGGAATTCTCCACCACGCTCTTTGGCTACTTCCACATGATATTCGTATTCGTTCTTTGTATTACCCAATGTTGTCACGTTCTTCTCAATATAAGTCTTTACGCCTGCTGCACGCATCAGGGCCAACTGTTCATTCTGAGTGATTCCTCCGGCCTTGGTGACTGTGATATTATCGAGGTT containing:
- a CDS encoding DUF4493 domain-containing protein gives rise to the protein MNAIKNIYAVLALIALCLSSCEMKNELEGKYNLKNDEGLLTLDLVNKTQATPTTKAESTSLTDELDVNTYKVEIVDNATEAVVRSFASYAKLKEALPLVVPVGNYKIVAKSGVLQDASRTPYFEGSSSIEVKQGMESKAEVLCKSATVKVSLNISEEFLNMFADDYVFTVSNGIGGVIYVKKEDLSSIYLSIPDGSTSIKIVAKVTEKDSGRDIETVYTVTKPDAEGLQGGDSFNVTVKPVEEGEDPNNPDVTPSDPKLGIQLDIDLTMDETGITVKVPTELIEESKPDEPDQPTDPDQPTVDGPEIIGADEVVEVDTNNPPTVQVTMKAPAGIQNLLVTITSDSNEFIGLISQMGLGETFDLANPGDLEDKLGGSLEDGSGIGLIDPNDPIKDKKEFIFDVSGFMPMLSPFGLQQHYFTIKLIDNNGKELAKKLTVKVVKN
- a CDS encoding DUF4493 domain-containing protein yields the protein MKRLSFMVSMAMLISCVASCDSGSDAVSYGVGTLSLGLSANPSFSTKTRSVNEAEYKKADNYQVTVKDADGASLYNGLYKDMPLSIDLTAGKGYTVKAFYGENVNAGFDKLYVEGSQEFTVSEGEQKNVILYCKPANVKVSVVYTEDFLKYYSDCTVSLSTSHLTAPFEVNMKKDSGKDAYLKANADGEKVSITVGGFRDKEGNEVVMEALVAEKKVAPKTHLTITVDPEVITISTGTASLDVTVDTGTEDKDVNIEIPEEYWPGNASK
- a CDS encoding PEP/pyruvate-binding domain-containing protein translates to MLSKFKLNQLYFKDTQFANLMTRRIFNVLLIANPYDAFMLEDDGRIDEKIFNEYTSLSLRYPPRFSQVSTEEEALRQLESVSFDLVICMPGTGDNDSFDIGRHIKEKYEQIPIVILTPFSHGITKRIANEDLSAFDYVFCWLGNTDLLVSIIKLIEDKMNLEHDVKEVGVQLILLVEDSIRFYSSVLPNLYKFVLKQSQEFSTEALNAHQRTLRMRGRPKIVLARTYEEAMDIYNKYTNNILGVITDVRFPRVDKGEKDGMAGIKLCAEVRKKDPFVPLIIQSSETENAAYAAKYGATFIDKNSKKMDVDLRRIVSDNFGFGDFVFRNPETGVEIARVRNLKELQNILFAVPAESFLYHISRNHVSRWLYSRAMFPVAEFLRPITWHSLQDVDAHRKIIFEAIVKYRKMKNQGVVAVFKRDRFDRYSNFARIGDGSLGGKGRGLAFIDNMVKRHPEFEEFENARVAIPKTVVLCTDVFDEFMDTNNLYQVALSDADDDTILRYFLKAKLPDRLVEDFFTFFDVVKSPIAIRSSSLLEDSHYQPFAGIYNTYMIPYLDDKYEMLRMLSDAIKGVYASVYFRDSKAYMQATSNVIDQEKMAVILQQVVGNQYGDRYYPSMSGVARSLNYYPIGDEKAEEGTVNLALGLGKYIVDGGMTLRFSPAHPSKVLQTSELDIALKETQTRFYALDLKNAGDNFSIDDGFNLLKLHVKEAEKDGSLRYIASTYDPYDQVIRDGLYPGGRKVITFANILQHDVFPLARILRWVLRYGQQEMRRPVEIEFAVTLNHDRDKTGTFYLLQVRPIVDSKDMLDEDLTTIPDEDVLLRSNNSLGHGIMNEIHDIVYVKTDHYSASNNQNIAWEIEKINQQFLNEGKNYVLVGPGRWGSSDTWLGIPVKWPHISAARVIVEAGLTNYRVDPSQGTHFFQNLTSFGVGYFTINAFMNDGVYNQEFLNTQPAVFETEYLRHVRFERPIVVKMDGKKKLGVVLMPDK
- the gdhA gene encoding NADP-specific glutamate dehydrogenase, with amino-acid sequence MNIEKIMSSLEAKHPGESEYLQAVKEVLLSIEDIYNQHPEFEKAKIIERLVEPDRIFTFRVTWVDDKGEVQTNLGYRVQFNNAIGPYKGGIRFHASVNLSILKFLGFEQTFKNALTTLPMGGGKGGSDFSPRGKSDAEIMRFCQAFMLELWRHLGPDMDVPAGDIGVGGREVGYMFGMYKKLTREFTGTFTGKGLEFGGSLIRPEATGFGGLYFVNQMLQTKGIDIKGKTVAISGFGNVAWGAATKATELGAKVVTISGPDGYIYDPNGISGEKIDYMLELRASGNDIVAPYADEFPGSTFVAGKRPWEVKADIALPCATQNELNGEDAKNLIDNNVLCVGEISNMGCTPEAIDLFIEHKTMYAPGKAVNAGGVATSGLEMSQNAMHLSWSAAEVDEKLHSIMHGIHAQCVKYGTEPDGYINYVKGANIAGFMKVAHAMMGQGII
- a CDS encoding M24 family metallopeptidase, yielding MLQPELKMRRDKIRVLMAQQNIEAALITCNVNLLYTYGRIVSGYLYLPLHSPALLFIKRPNNITGEHVFPIRKPEQIPDLIKENNLPMPQKLMLEGDELSFTEYNRLAAIFPESEIVNGTPLIREARSVKTPVEIELFRRSGVAHAKAYDQIPSVYRPGMTDLEFSIEIERLMRLQGNLGIFRVFGQSMEIFMGSVLTGDNAAYPSPYDFALGGEGLDPALPGGLNKTPLKEGQSVMVDLGGNFNGYMGDMSRVFSVGKLSDEAYTAHQVCLDIQEAVSSMAQPGVVCEDLYNAAINIVTKAGFADKFMGISQQAKFIGHGIGLEINEAPVLAPRMKQELEPGMVFALEPKIVIPGVGPVGIENSWAVTPEGVEKLTICNEEIIELQ
- a CDS encoding caspase family protein translates to MKRFFLLTIILTVVVTGKVGAQEAASASKRANQQYVLFESERDKGTNVTAMYDYLMDSYENFMKVVEAPDNSQYIGGAKNRLRALYPYLLNGAVYYSEQKQPSKALDFAAAYIDMPQLKLFRSELLPKDNRYASVVYYAAVAAFNLEKNEKALRYFQEYLNTGTEAQQKDCYVYMNMIYQKQKKYADQERVLEQAIAKYPVSLDFLYNLVNVHIATNNMEKLIGAIDRILAVDPNNDKVLPIKARILERQGKNVEALDIYKRLYALHPESFELMTGVARANFNCATEIVNNGATIANDTEYALVRQRASGYLMDAKDLFLKILQKDPSSKMYMQGLAGVYQYMDMKPEYEVLNKIVQDGASYTAFPSRLAAYKEALKKTENVAQEQQAVPVPIEPAMLVIKVDQFTDANNNKVIDAGESFAIRFTIENQGKGDAYNVRLRLAEQQGYDQYFDGPRELDGGNIAAGKSKEYTFRYIAKKELPTSLAKINIYAFEANGFDADPSELIVNTQEYAMPRLRVADHQFFASEGSSITLGKNGKLTVALQNFGTQTARKVKVNFTLPKNVYTTDTPEIIVDSIAPGDVAILDYGFLVNKRFDGDSIAVMLAVTESTRSASLNEAYKVKVGEYLSASASMNLSGNVAARKVNVKDFSLGFKSELMEDVPVGAVNRHRYALIIGNEDYSMTGANAEINVPYAVNDAVLFREYCVRTFGVPDGQIKVVPNATAGMMHEQLDWLVNMASTDPQAELIFYYSGHGNNDEATKEPYLLPVDITGKNIRLGISLSDLYKKLATYPVKGAYVFLDACFSGGYKSAAPLLAQKGVRVVPKVGLPQGNTLSFSSSSGDQTSSVYHEKKQGYYTYFLIKTIRDAKGNISMKELFDRTSAAVKRATALIDKIQEPQCMASPTWIGWEDIKLETPVVTP